A DNA window from Rhinolophus sinicus isolate RSC01 linkage group LG10, ASM3656204v1, whole genome shotgun sequence contains the following coding sequences:
- the P4HA2 gene encoding prolyl 4-hydroxylase subunit alpha-2 isoform X1 has product MLCSVTMKLWVSALLVAWFGVLGCVQAEFFTSIGHMTDLIYAEKDLVQSLKEYILEEEAKLSKIKSWANKMEALTSKSAADPEGYLAHPVNAYKLVKRLNTDWPALEDLVLQDSAAGFIANLSVQRQFFPTDEDETGAAKALMRLQDTYKLDPDTISKGELPGTKYQAVMSADDCFGMGRSAYNEGDYYHTVLWMEQVLKQLDAGEEASATKAQVLDYLSYAVFQLGDLHRALELTRRLLSLDPSHERAGGNLRYFERLLEEEREKIVSNQTEAEPASQEGIYERPVDYLPERDVYESLCRGEGVKLTPRRQKRLFCRYHHGNRTPQLLIAPFKEEDEWDSPHIVRYYDVMSDEEIEKIKEIAKPKLARATVRDPKTGVLTVASYRVSKSSWLEENDDPVVARLNLRMQHITGLTVKTAELLQVANYGMGGQYEPHFDFSRNDEQDVFKHLGTGNRVATFLNYMSDVEAGGATVFPDLGAAIWPKKGTAVFWYNLLRSGEGDYRTRHAACPVLVGCKWVSNKWFHERGQEFLRPCGSTEVD; this is encoded by the exons ATGCTGTGCTCTGTGACCATGAAACTCTGGGTGTCTGCATTGCTGGTGGCCTGGTTTGGTGTCCTGGGCTGTGTGCAGGCCGAGTTCTTTACCTCTATCG GGCACATGACAGACCTGATTTATGCAGAGAAGGACCTGGTGCAGTCTCTGAAGGAGTACATTCTTGAGGAGGAAGCCAAGCTCTCCAAGATTAAGAG CTGGGCCAACAAAATGGAAGCCCTGACCAGCAAGTCGGCTGCTGACCCCGAGGGCTACCTGGCCCACCCTGTGAATGCCTACAAACTAGTGAAGCGGCTGAACACAGACTGGCCCGCACTGGAGGACCTGGTCCTGCAGGACTCTGCCGCAG GTTTTATTGCCAACCTCTCCGTACAGCGACAGTTCTTCCCCACTGATGAGGATGAAACGGGAGCCGCCAAGGCCCTGATGAGGCTTCAGGACACATACAAGCTGGACCCAGACACAATTTCCAAAGGGGAACTTCCAG GAACCAAGTACCAGGCAGTGATGAGTGCCGACGACTGCTTTGGGATGGGCCGCTCAGCGTACAACGAGGGGGACTATTACCACACGGTGCTGTGGATGGAGCAGGTGCTGAAGCAGCTTGATGCTGGGGAGGAGGCCTCTGCCACCAAGGCCCAGGTGCTGGACTACCTGAGCTATGCCGTCTTCCAGCTGGGCGACCTGCACCGCGCCCTGGAGCTCACCCGCCGCCTGCTCTCCCTTG ATCCAAGCCATGAACGAGCTGGAGGGAATCTGCGGTACTTTGAACGGTTgttggaggaagaaagggaaaaaatagtatCAAATCAGACAGAAGCTGAGCCAGCAAGCCAGGAAGGCATCTATGAGAGGCCTGTGGACTACCTGCCCGAGAGAGATGTCTACGAGAGCCTCTGTCGTGGGGAGGGTGTCAAACTG ACGCCCCGGAGGCAGAAGAGGCTTTTCTGTAGGTACCACCATGGCAACAGGACGCCACAGCTGCTCATTGCCCCCTTCAAAGAGGAGGACGAGTGGGACAGTCCGCACATCGTCAGGTACTACGACGTCATGTCTGATGAGGAAATCGAGAAGATCAAGGAGATCGCGAAACCCAAA CTTGCACGAGCCACTGTTCGTGATCCCAAGACAGGTGTCCTCACTGTCGCCAGCTACAGGGTTTCCAAAAG CTCCTGGCTAGAGGAGAATGATGACCCGGTTGTGGCTCGACTGAATCTTCGGATGCAGCACATCACGGGGCTCACAGTAAAGACTGCAGAATTGTTGCAG GTTGCTAATTACGGAATGGGAGGACAGTACGAGCCACATTTTGACTTCTCTAGG AACGATGAGCAAGATGTTTTCAAGCATTTAGGGACGGGGAATCGTGTGGCCACATTCTTAAACTAC ATGAGTGATGTAGAAGCTGGGGGTGCCACCGTCTTTCCTGATCTGGGGGCTGCAATTTGGCCTAAGAAG GGCACAGCAGTATTCTGGTACAATCTCCTCAGGAGTGGGGAAGGTGACTACCGAACGAGACATGCTGCCTGCCCCGTACTTGTGGGCTGCAAGTGGG TCTCCAATAAGTGGTTCCATGAACGAGGCCAGGAGTTCTTGAGACCGTGTGGATCAACAGAAGTCGACTGA
- the P4HA2 gene encoding prolyl 4-hydroxylase subunit alpha-2 isoform X2, with amino-acid sequence MLCSVTMKLWVSALLVAWFGVLGCVQAEFFTSIGHMTDLIYAEKDLVQSLKEYILEEEAKLSKIKSWANKMEALTSKSAADPEGYLAHPVNAYKLVKRLNTDWPALEDLVLQDSAAGFIANLSVQRQFFPTDEDETGAAKALMRLQDTYKLDPDTISKGELPGTKYQAVMSADDCFGMGRSAYNEGDYYHTVLWMEQVLKQLDAGEEASATKAQVLDYLSYAVFQLGDLHRALELTRRLLSLDPSHERAGGNLRYFERLLEEEREKIVSNQTEAEPASQEGIYERPVDYLPERDVYESLCRGEGVKLTPRRQKRLFCRYHHGNRTPQLLIAPFKEEDEWDSPHIVRYYDVMSDEEIEKIKEIAKPKLARATVRDPKTGVLTVASYRVSKSSWLEENDDPVVARLNLRMQHITGLTVKTAELLQVANYGMGGQYEPHFDFSRRPFDNGLKTEGNRLATFLNYMSDVEAGGATVFPDLGAAIWPKKGTAVFWYNLLRSGEGDYRTRHAACPVLVGCKWVSNKWFHERGQEFLRPCGSTEVD; translated from the exons ATGCTGTGCTCTGTGACCATGAAACTCTGGGTGTCTGCATTGCTGGTGGCCTGGTTTGGTGTCCTGGGCTGTGTGCAGGCCGAGTTCTTTACCTCTATCG GGCACATGACAGACCTGATTTATGCAGAGAAGGACCTGGTGCAGTCTCTGAAGGAGTACATTCTTGAGGAGGAAGCCAAGCTCTCCAAGATTAAGAG CTGGGCCAACAAAATGGAAGCCCTGACCAGCAAGTCGGCTGCTGACCCCGAGGGCTACCTGGCCCACCCTGTGAATGCCTACAAACTAGTGAAGCGGCTGAACACAGACTGGCCCGCACTGGAGGACCTGGTCCTGCAGGACTCTGCCGCAG GTTTTATTGCCAACCTCTCCGTACAGCGACAGTTCTTCCCCACTGATGAGGATGAAACGGGAGCCGCCAAGGCCCTGATGAGGCTTCAGGACACATACAAGCTGGACCCAGACACAATTTCCAAAGGGGAACTTCCAG GAACCAAGTACCAGGCAGTGATGAGTGCCGACGACTGCTTTGGGATGGGCCGCTCAGCGTACAACGAGGGGGACTATTACCACACGGTGCTGTGGATGGAGCAGGTGCTGAAGCAGCTTGATGCTGGGGAGGAGGCCTCTGCCACCAAGGCCCAGGTGCTGGACTACCTGAGCTATGCCGTCTTCCAGCTGGGCGACCTGCACCGCGCCCTGGAGCTCACCCGCCGCCTGCTCTCCCTTG ATCCAAGCCATGAACGAGCTGGAGGGAATCTGCGGTACTTTGAACGGTTgttggaggaagaaagggaaaaaatagtatCAAATCAGACAGAAGCTGAGCCAGCAAGCCAGGAAGGCATCTATGAGAGGCCTGTGGACTACCTGCCCGAGAGAGATGTCTACGAGAGCCTCTGTCGTGGGGAGGGTGTCAAACTG ACGCCCCGGAGGCAGAAGAGGCTTTTCTGTAGGTACCACCATGGCAACAGGACGCCACAGCTGCTCATTGCCCCCTTCAAAGAGGAGGACGAGTGGGACAGTCCGCACATCGTCAGGTACTACGACGTCATGTCTGATGAGGAAATCGAGAAGATCAAGGAGATCGCGAAACCCAAA CTTGCACGAGCCACTGTTCGTGATCCCAAGACAGGTGTCCTCACTGTCGCCAGCTACAGGGTTTCCAAAAG CTCCTGGCTAGAGGAGAATGATGACCCGGTTGTGGCTCGACTGAATCTTCGGATGCAGCACATCACGGGGCTCACAGTAAAGACTGCAGAATTGTTGCAG GTTGCTAATTACGGAATGGGAGGACAGTACGAGCCACATTTTGACTTCTCTAGG CGACCTTTTGACAACGGCCTGAAAACGGAGGGGAATAGGTTAGCGACGTTTCTTAACTAT ATGAGTGATGTAGAAGCTGGGGGTGCCACCGTCTTTCCTGATCTGGGGGCTGCAATTTGGCCTAAGAAG GGCACAGCAGTATTCTGGTACAATCTCCTCAGGAGTGGGGAAGGTGACTACCGAACGAGACATGCTGCCTGCCCCGTACTTGTGGGCTGCAAGTGGG TCTCCAATAAGTGGTTCCATGAACGAGGCCAGGAGTTCTTGAGACCGTGTGGATCAACAGAAGTCGACTGA
- the P4HA2 gene encoding prolyl 4-hydroxylase subunit alpha-2 isoform X3, with protein sequence MLCSVTMKLWVSALLVAWFGVLGCVQAEFFTSIGHMTDLIYAEKDLVQSLKEYILEEEAKLSKIKSWANKMEALTSKSAADPEGYLAHPVNAYKLVKRLNTDWPALEDLVLQDSAAGFIANLSVQRQFFPTDEDETGAAKALMRLQDTYKLDPDTISKGELPGTKYQAVMSADDCFGMGRSAYNEGDYYHTVLWMEQVLKQLDAGEEASATKAQVLDYLSYAVFQLGDLHRALELTRRLLSLDPSHERAGGNLRYFERLLEEEREKIVSNQTEAEPASQEGIYERPVDYLPERDVYESLCRGEGVKLTPRRQKRLFCRYHHGNRTPQLLIAPFKEEDEWDSPHIVRYYDVMSDEEIEKIKEIAKPKLARATVRDPKTGVLTVASYRVSKSSWLEENDDPVVARLNLRMQHITGLTVKTAELLQVANYGMGGQYEPHFDFSRRPFDNGLKTEGNRLATFLNYNDEQDVFKHLGTGNRVATFLNYMSDVEAGGATVFPDLGAAIWPKKGTAVFWYNLLRSGEGDYRTRHAACPVLVGCKWVSNKWFHERGQEFLRPCGSTEVD encoded by the exons ATGCTGTGCTCTGTGACCATGAAACTCTGGGTGTCTGCATTGCTGGTGGCCTGGTTTGGTGTCCTGGGCTGTGTGCAGGCCGAGTTCTTTACCTCTATCG GGCACATGACAGACCTGATTTATGCAGAGAAGGACCTGGTGCAGTCTCTGAAGGAGTACATTCTTGAGGAGGAAGCCAAGCTCTCCAAGATTAAGAG CTGGGCCAACAAAATGGAAGCCCTGACCAGCAAGTCGGCTGCTGACCCCGAGGGCTACCTGGCCCACCCTGTGAATGCCTACAAACTAGTGAAGCGGCTGAACACAGACTGGCCCGCACTGGAGGACCTGGTCCTGCAGGACTCTGCCGCAG GTTTTATTGCCAACCTCTCCGTACAGCGACAGTTCTTCCCCACTGATGAGGATGAAACGGGAGCCGCCAAGGCCCTGATGAGGCTTCAGGACACATACAAGCTGGACCCAGACACAATTTCCAAAGGGGAACTTCCAG GAACCAAGTACCAGGCAGTGATGAGTGCCGACGACTGCTTTGGGATGGGCCGCTCAGCGTACAACGAGGGGGACTATTACCACACGGTGCTGTGGATGGAGCAGGTGCTGAAGCAGCTTGATGCTGGGGAGGAGGCCTCTGCCACCAAGGCCCAGGTGCTGGACTACCTGAGCTATGCCGTCTTCCAGCTGGGCGACCTGCACCGCGCCCTGGAGCTCACCCGCCGCCTGCTCTCCCTTG ATCCAAGCCATGAACGAGCTGGAGGGAATCTGCGGTACTTTGAACGGTTgttggaggaagaaagggaaaaaatagtatCAAATCAGACAGAAGCTGAGCCAGCAAGCCAGGAAGGCATCTATGAGAGGCCTGTGGACTACCTGCCCGAGAGAGATGTCTACGAGAGCCTCTGTCGTGGGGAGGGTGTCAAACTG ACGCCCCGGAGGCAGAAGAGGCTTTTCTGTAGGTACCACCATGGCAACAGGACGCCACAGCTGCTCATTGCCCCCTTCAAAGAGGAGGACGAGTGGGACAGTCCGCACATCGTCAGGTACTACGACGTCATGTCTGATGAGGAAATCGAGAAGATCAAGGAGATCGCGAAACCCAAA CTTGCACGAGCCACTGTTCGTGATCCCAAGACAGGTGTCCTCACTGTCGCCAGCTACAGGGTTTCCAAAAG CTCCTGGCTAGAGGAGAATGATGACCCGGTTGTGGCTCGACTGAATCTTCGGATGCAGCACATCACGGGGCTCACAGTAAAGACTGCAGAATTGTTGCAG GTTGCTAATTACGGAATGGGAGGACAGTACGAGCCACATTTTGACTTCTCTAGG CGACCTTTTGACAACGGCCTGAAAACGGAGGGGAATAGGTTAGCGACGTTTCTTAACTAT AACGATGAGCAAGATGTTTTCAAGCATTTAGGGACGGGGAATCGTGTGGCCACATTCTTAAACTAC ATGAGTGATGTAGAAGCTGGGGGTGCCACCGTCTTTCCTGATCTGGGGGCTGCAATTTGGCCTAAGAAG GGCACAGCAGTATTCTGGTACAATCTCCTCAGGAGTGGGGAAGGTGACTACCGAACGAGACATGCTGCCTGCCCCGTACTTGTGGGCTGCAAGTGGG TCTCCAATAAGTGGTTCCATGAACGAGGCCAGGAGTTCTTGAGACCGTGTGGATCAACAGAAGTCGACTGA